In a single window of the Streptomyces sp. NBC_00353 genome:
- a CDS encoding C40 family peptidase codes for MRVKRWLAVAVGGAVMTPVAFGMGIVLLIATFDDDRGGGSVEPTAGSLRIGRGGVPAEYAPMILKVSADCDQGLPPSILAAQLKQESNFNPRAESPGVGAQGIAQFMPDTWPTWAVDGNGNGTRSVWEPADAIAGQGKFMCSLLKKGKAHPQYNGSPIELALAGYNAGWGRVDQYQGVPDEQFAKGQTYNYVQIIMASARQFTAPASSEEVDLPAEHSLPAGTPRKVRTAVAWAMQQRGGWYRLGGDCTNAHGQRSAHWCDCSSLTQQAYGAAGVTIPRVTYDQVNIGDRVSIDDPKPGDLVFNPGSDGSDARPGHVGMYIGDGKIIEAPRTGVRTRIVSYSSWRNSTSAMTRITEVRRVVKW; via the coding sequence GTGCGCGTAAAGCGCTGGCTGGCCGTTGCCGTGGGCGGGGCCGTCATGACACCGGTCGCGTTCGGCATGGGAATCGTGCTGCTCATTGCGACGTTCGACGACGATAGAGGCGGAGGCAGTGTGGAGCCGACGGCAGGCAGCCTCAGAATCGGCAGGGGTGGCGTCCCCGCCGAGTACGCGCCGATGATCCTCAAGGTCTCGGCAGACTGTGACCAGGGGCTGCCACCATCGATCCTGGCAGCCCAGCTGAAACAGGAATCGAACTTCAATCCTCGGGCTGAATCTCCCGGCGTTGGCGCGCAGGGCATCGCCCAGTTCATGCCGGACACCTGGCCGACCTGGGCCGTGGACGGAAACGGCAACGGGACCAGGAGCGTCTGGGAACCCGCGGACGCCATCGCTGGGCAGGGGAAGTTCATGTGCAGCCTGTTGAAGAAGGGCAAGGCACACCCTCAGTACAACGGCTCACCCATCGAACTCGCGCTCGCCGGTTACAACGCCGGCTGGGGCCGCGTCGACCAGTACCAGGGCGTCCCGGACGAGCAGTTCGCCAAAGGCCAAACATACAATTACGTCCAGATCATCATGGCTTCCGCCCGGCAGTTCACCGCTCCCGCGTCCAGCGAGGAGGTGGATCTGCCTGCCGAACACTCTCTGCCCGCCGGAACGCCCCGCAAGGTCCGCACCGCGGTGGCCTGGGCGATGCAGCAGAGGGGCGGCTGGTACCGCCTCGGCGGCGACTGCACTAACGCCCACGGCCAGAGGTCCGCCCACTGGTGCGACTGTTCGTCCCTGACGCAGCAGGCCTACGGGGCCGCCGGGGTCACCATCCCCCGGGTCACCTACGACCAGGTCAATATCGGCGACCGGGTCAGTATCGACGACCCCAAGCCCGGGGACCTGGTATTCAATCCGGGCAGCGACGGATCGGACGCGCGCCCGGGGCACGTCGGCATGTACATCGGGGACGGCAAGATCATCGAAGCGCCCCGCACCGGCGTACGGACCCGGATCGTCTCGTACAGCAGCTGGCGCAACTCCACGAGCGCCATGACTCGAATCACCGAAGTCCGCCGGGTGGTGAAGTGGTGA
- a CDS encoding SCO6880 family protein, translating into MTQPITYSGWQSEKSGFMGRLSGPGFALVAVSCALLLTPVNLSSWAVAAVCVPLALLLLLLAFGRVSGLSADEWILLAVRHQIAVARKQNIFFSGPFAPRSARTGHQPMDLPGTLARLRILEAPDGLGGLLGVAHDPVAGTYTAVARVSFPGLALVDSDKQAARVSSWAALMRTFCTEDSPITRLSVHQRCLPDDGAALRSWTAQHITADAPAAAVSALADVMEGAGPAATSRETYLSVTLSASRARLAIKGAGGGQVGAAAVLVRELHALGGALSTASLQVVEWLSPRGLAQTVRTAYDPDAQVALANANSAAQILGWEGTEEGVDPALAGPAAAETGWGTYRHDGAWTVTYQVRTWPQAQVYATFLQPLLRPRRNARRSMSLVYEPLGPRRARQELAKEKSKRSSARHLRAKTGRDESEDERREVNLARTQDMARASGQGVVRMTAVLSVTVTDLEELETACAEMQADAAAAGLELRRMWGAQDVGFAAGALPLGQGLPDRRTGF; encoded by the coding sequence ATGACACAACCCATCACCTACAGCGGATGGCAGTCGGAGAAGTCCGGCTTCATGGGGCGGCTGTCCGGGCCCGGTTTCGCCCTGGTCGCCGTGTCCTGCGCGCTGCTGCTCACCCCCGTCAACCTGTCCAGCTGGGCCGTGGCCGCCGTGTGCGTGCCGCTGGCTCTGCTGTTGCTTCTGCTTGCCTTCGGGCGGGTGAGCGGGCTGAGCGCCGATGAATGGATCCTTCTGGCAGTGAGGCATCAGATCGCCGTGGCAAGAAAACAGAACATCTTCTTCAGCGGGCCTTTCGCTCCCCGATCCGCCCGCACCGGGCACCAGCCGATGGATCTGCCAGGCACCCTTGCCCGGCTCCGCATCTTGGAGGCACCGGACGGTCTGGGAGGGCTCCTCGGTGTCGCACACGACCCGGTGGCCGGTACGTACACCGCGGTTGCCCGCGTCTCGTTCCCCGGCCTTGCGCTGGTGGACAGTGACAAGCAAGCGGCCCGGGTTTCCTCCTGGGCTGCGCTGATGCGCACGTTCTGCACCGAGGACTCGCCCATCACCCGCCTGTCCGTACACCAGCGATGTCTGCCCGACGACGGGGCTGCCTTGCGGTCCTGGACCGCGCAGCACATCACCGCTGACGCCCCGGCAGCAGCGGTGAGCGCCCTGGCCGATGTCATGGAAGGCGCGGGCCCCGCGGCGACCTCCCGGGAGACGTACTTGTCCGTCACCCTGTCGGCGTCCCGGGCCCGTCTCGCCATCAAGGGCGCCGGCGGCGGCCAGGTCGGCGCGGCCGCGGTCCTGGTGCGCGAGCTCCACGCGCTGGGCGGAGCACTGAGCACCGCGAGCCTGCAGGTCGTCGAATGGCTCTCCCCGCGGGGTCTGGCCCAGACCGTGCGCACCGCGTACGACCCCGACGCCCAGGTCGCACTCGCCAACGCTAACTCCGCTGCCCAGATCCTGGGATGGGAAGGCACCGAAGAAGGCGTCGACCCCGCCCTCGCCGGGCCCGCGGCCGCCGAGACCGGATGGGGCACCTACCGCCACGACGGGGCCTGGACGGTCACCTATCAGGTGCGTACCTGGCCGCAGGCACAGGTGTACGCGACGTTCCTGCAGCCGCTGCTGCGCCCCCGGCGCAACGCTCGGCGCTCGATGAGCCTGGTCTACGAACCACTCGGCCCGCGCCGGGCCCGCCAAGAGCTCGCGAAAGAGAAGAGCAAGCGGTCCTCCGCCCGGCACCTGCGGGCCAAAACCGGCCGGGACGAGAGCGAGGACGAGCGCCGCGAGGTCAACCTCGCCCGCACCCAGGACATGGCCCGCGCGTCGGGCCAGGGCGTGGTGCGGATGACCGCGGTGCTGTCGGTGACCGTCACCGACCTGGAGGAACTGGAGACGGCCTGCGCGGAGATGCAGGCCGATGCCGCGGCGGCTGGCCTGGAACTGCGGCGCATGTGGGGAGCCCAGGACGTCGGGTTCGCCGCGGGCGCACTTCCGCTTGGCCAGGGACTGCCGGACCGACGGACGGGATTCTGA
- a CDS encoding DUF6197 family protein: MAHGVVLLDLGGVLRLRCAVVDGEDARRPGADGQLAEATAHIPTEPVDPADVITGPLDTGPVPLPDLYPTPVAALLQRAHHRLVTGGWCRGSLVDAEGARCMFGAIRAEARGDAGLEGSAVSVVMDAIRRKFGDVDSVPGFNDAFDRGRTPIRMVDQAAGLADARGL; encoded by the coding sequence CCGGTGCGCGGTCGTAGACGGGGAAGACGCCCGCCGCCCCGGCGCCGACGGCCAGCTCGCGGAAGCAACCGCCCACATCCCCACCGAGCCCGTCGACCCGGCCGACGTCATCACCGGCCCCCTCGACACGGGGCCCGTTCCGCTGCCGGACCTGTACCCGACGCCGGTCGCAGCCCTGTTGCAGCGCGCCCACCACCGCCTGGTCACCGGCGGGTGGTGCCGCGGCTCCTTGGTCGACGCGGAAGGCGCCCGCTGCATGTTCGGAGCCATCCGGGCCGAAGCCCGCGGTGACGCGGGCCTGGAAGGCAGTGCCGTCTCCGTGGTCATGGACGCGATCCGTCGCAAGTTCGGCGACGTCGATTCCGTACCCGGCTTCAACGACGCCTTCGACAGAGGACGCACCCCGATCCGCATGGTCGACCAGGCCGCCGGCCTCGCCGACGCCCGCGGCCTCTAG
- a CDS encoding type VI secretion protein: MGLLTRRRTGDDTLLEAAGIGEATGINTTLVPAPAGPTAAEQRAARRLEDADTVMRIAPRRGWAHPYAGRSASLPRTEVVRADTGNAAGAYPFLHAGALPPVGAYIGHNTLTTQAFSAHPAVWVREGLCTNPNVMITGIPGSGKSAHIKALCFRLMAFGHRTLIAGDVKGEYAGLCRHLGVEPVRLGPGLPGRLNPLDAGPLGAGLDRITDSAELRSRLQEIHRRRLTLFKALLELQLKRTLESQEEEALDVAVREVTGELYGQTRLAVPTLPLVYDKLRDPTDAMAKELRVRDGEVQRAREQMATIRSALGAMVNGHLGGLFDQETSIGLDWEAPIQSVDISALEQYGDETVAMVLSCVSSWAQAAIDRPGQRPWVVVRDELWRQMRSGGAAMVRKIDADLRLSRATGTIQILATHRLSDFESVGAAGSEAVAIAKDLISSCETRIQLAQDTRPLQITREAIGLTDAECDLIGSWGAGQRGRALWKVGRGGGSHAVQLVLSHIEQKLFETDERMVV; the protein is encoded by the coding sequence ATGGGCCTCCTCACCCGCCGCCGCACAGGCGACGACACCCTGCTGGAAGCCGCCGGGATCGGCGAAGCCACCGGCATCAACACGACGCTCGTCCCCGCTCCGGCAGGGCCGACGGCAGCCGAACAGCGCGCAGCCCGCCGTCTCGAAGACGCCGACACCGTGATGCGGATCGCCCCCCGCAGGGGATGGGCGCACCCGTATGCGGGGCGGTCCGCGTCCCTGCCCCGGACCGAAGTGGTGCGCGCCGATACCGGCAACGCGGCCGGCGCCTACCCCTTCCTGCACGCCGGGGCACTGCCACCGGTCGGCGCGTACATCGGCCACAACACCCTGACCACGCAGGCGTTCTCCGCCCACCCGGCGGTCTGGGTACGCGAAGGACTGTGCACCAACCCCAACGTCATGATCACCGGCATTCCCGGGTCCGGTAAGAGCGCGCACATCAAGGCGTTGTGCTTCCGGCTGATGGCGTTCGGGCACCGCACCCTGATCGCGGGCGACGTGAAGGGCGAGTACGCGGGCCTGTGCCGCCACCTGGGAGTTGAGCCGGTCCGGCTCGGCCCCGGCCTGCCCGGCCGCCTCAACCCTCTTGACGCCGGACCGCTCGGCGCGGGCCTCGACCGGATCACTGACTCGGCCGAACTCCGCAGCCGCCTGCAGGAGATCCACCGCCGCCGCCTGACGCTCTTCAAGGCCCTGCTGGAGCTCCAGCTCAAGCGGACGCTGGAGTCGCAAGAGGAAGAGGCCCTGGACGTCGCGGTGCGAGAGGTAACGGGCGAGCTGTACGGACAGACCCGCCTCGCGGTGCCCACCTTGCCGCTGGTCTACGACAAGCTGCGCGACCCCACCGACGCGATGGCCAAGGAACTCCGCGTCCGCGACGGCGAAGTGCAAAGGGCCCGCGAGCAGATGGCCACCATCCGCTCGGCGCTCGGCGCCATGGTCAACGGTCATCTGGGCGGGCTCTTCGACCAGGAGACATCCATCGGCCTGGACTGGGAGGCCCCCATCCAGTCCGTCGACATCTCCGCCCTGGAACAGTACGGCGACGAGACGGTCGCCATGGTGCTGTCCTGCGTCTCCTCCTGGGCACAGGCGGCGATCGACCGGCCCGGCCAGCGCCCGTGGGTCGTCGTACGCGACGAGCTGTGGCGCCAGATGCGCAGTGGCGGCGCCGCCATGGTCCGCAAGATCGACGCGGATCTCAGACTCTCCCGGGCGACCGGCACCATCCAGATCCTGGCCACCCACCGCCTGTCCGACTTCGAGAGCGTCGGCGCGGCCGGCTCGGAGGCCGTGGCGATCGCCAAGGACCTCATCTCCTCCTGCGAGACCCGCATCCAGCTCGCCCAGGACACCCGCCCACTGCAGATCACCCGCGAGGCGATCGGACTCACCGACGCCGAATGCGACCTGATCGGCTCCTGGGGTGCAGGCCAACGCGGCCGCGCCCTGTGGAAGGTAGGCCGCGGCGGCGGCTCCCATGCCGTCCAGCTGGTGCTCTCCCACATCGAGCAGAAGTTGTTCGAGACCGATGAGCGGATGGTCGTGTGA
- a CDS encoding aminoglycoside phosphotransferase family protein: MTLHENEIPVDETLVRALLKAQRPEWAGLPLSPAGAGTDNTMYRLGHDLLVRLPRTADNGQSVRKEQEWLPRLARHLACPIPEPVHAGTPTDAFPMVWSVYRWIDGDEASPDTVRDWAAFGADLAAIVRELHRIDLMGATRTDGLSWYRGGSLEPCDQWITRCLNDCRATVGSELDVDTLEQLWRAALALPEPSGPHVWLHGDLKPTNLLVREGRLHAVIDFGGLSVGFPDAEHSTVWDLPPQARQAYWDTLHLDDVTWTRARAWAVAVGVSGISYYWDTFPAFVAECRARLQAILADAATR; the protein is encoded by the coding sequence GTGACGCTTCACGAGAATGAGATCCCAGTCGACGAGACGCTAGTCCGAGCACTACTGAAGGCACAGCGCCCAGAGTGGGCTGGCCTACCGTTGTCGCCCGCAGGCGCAGGCACGGACAACACCATGTATCGGCTGGGCCATGACCTGCTCGTGCGACTTCCACGAACCGCCGACAACGGACAGTCCGTGCGCAAGGAACAGGAATGGCTTCCTCGCCTGGCCCGCCACCTTGCCTGCCCGATTCCCGAGCCCGTCCATGCCGGGACACCCACCGATGCCTTCCCCATGGTCTGGTCGGTCTACCGCTGGATAGACGGTGACGAAGCCAGCCCGGACACCGTCCGGGACTGGGCCGCCTTCGGAGCGGACCTGGCGGCGATCGTGAGGGAACTCCACCGCATCGACCTCATGGGAGCGACCCGCACGGACGGCCTCAGCTGGTATCGCGGAGGCAGCCTGGAGCCGTGCGACCAGTGGATCACTAGGTGTCTCAACGACTGCCGCGCCACGGTGGGTTCTGAGCTCGACGTTGACACTCTGGAACAGTTGTGGCGAGCCGCGCTCGCACTGCCCGAGCCCTCTGGGCCTCATGTGTGGCTCCACGGCGACCTCAAGCCGACCAATCTCTTGGTCCGGGAAGGCAGGCTCCACGCAGTTATCGACTTCGGAGGACTCTCGGTCGGCTTTCCCGACGCCGAGCACTCCACAGTCTGGGACTTGCCGCCACAAGCCCGACAGGCTTACTGGGACACCTTGCACCTCGATGATGTGACCTGGACCCGCGCCCGCGCCTGGGCGGTCGCAGTGGGCGTCAGTGGGATCTCCTACTACTGGGACACCTTCCCCGCCTTCGTCGCCGAATGCCGAGCACGTCTTCAGGCAATCCTTGCCGACGCCGCTACGCGTTGA
- the mobF gene encoding MobF family relaxase: protein MAWLTRITADEQVEYRLREQAGCSVVEAPAAETVVLEGAGGEAVDHRLRTEGDAVLVWIGTGLSTVGLVDGAVLDEEGKDAARRLMNGCHPATGARLIRSRTSARAHEKAKLTTARLTEAIEVAAAKRDVEPADLLEGKPKQQKVLAIQQRMVHRLGEMHRMQVGTLHKLARAAGIDLADVYGETELAEAWAHKDVRVDDRVRGWDLVLDLPKSDSVLQGLMGSLDERELRGLVHQAKRDMFAQLESWVGYAVGSEDGQPVRTATGGLMAWSVEHQAARPMGDGQPGDPHLHLHVTISNMALCQDGQWRSIANSGQDLHRHASALDAFFKARVRALTYERFGVRREQNERTGAWEIVGIPEHVRDEFSRRAALVDATAGADASREEKAAVSLQTKRAKHAADATTMRDSWRQRAEGLGVDVDAMILAAAPGPPGPGDGPGIDGPGNGPRTPPPSDLAAIVFDPDTGLTRSEKSFSRAQLLAALANALEYGIDDGPGRLDELADQVLAVEGYAVPVPAFGSTVMSSTARYTTQDILDAEDAVTRQVLARVDEGTAVLSPDEAERAITTYQRAVGYELSGQQREAVVRLLTAGHGIDTVVGIAGAGKSTLMEACRIGWDAAGTMYAGACLSAVAAQNLASASAIPSRTVAAWLERITRGKGLVGIDVLVLDEATMVDDRSAALLMTEAARTGTKIVGIGDHLQLQAIGVGGWFREAHRLVHGLTLTENYRQEDAAERQALEVWRTGDHEQALNLLAAGGRVHAAESADGARSQILTAWDELRGRWSDMHDLIAGMVVLAARNTDVDVLNAGAQQIRRAAGELGAERTFALPGGHQLTLAVGDAVRVRANDYRARRGQGPDLLNGYRAVVTAIDDERRVQISWRLKGRGGKPREESAWLSPDQIASGAVSLGYAMTIAASQGMTVDTSLMYGHGANAFATYPGITRARSENHLWLPLAALEDETTQARLGAARSEKEILQRAVRAFAQYLGQSRPDGMISDLLREPPTPAMLPVQATQERPVAHGPPAERAAAAGAVLPYGEQAEREQAHRAPVRREQPVPERALDDETVLELSEDRQQQLAEFQRQRAMRAIPSWTDRPYGRMSDADLCWKPGDALQRAKICDQGALQDGEEARVLAERLAQEKAHGQTKGQCRGAEAIVLLDHANGHLRTAREELGQAVLAQAAVREANAALERLEANNSKGRVALRLASTSKKEHQELTERYRAQRAAGWSEGSRATSAANTARTEAWETIRGSEFADVFREMGATQPAPRDIDDVARKLAAMRAHVPAFTQRVDTNDLKQLARLHGQVTKYRNSAAIYRENAALMVEEQALRRTVAEKYGELHTAETRGRDLDKQQQADASVRHEPGYQPPAPSRSGPSRGL from the coding sequence GTGGCGTGGCTGACGAGGATCACGGCGGATGAGCAGGTCGAGTACCGGTTGCGGGAGCAGGCCGGGTGCTCGGTGGTGGAGGCGCCAGCCGCTGAGACGGTCGTGCTGGAGGGGGCCGGGGGCGAGGCGGTCGACCATCGGCTGCGGACCGAGGGTGACGCCGTGCTCGTGTGGATTGGCACGGGCCTGTCGACGGTCGGTCTGGTCGATGGGGCGGTGCTGGACGAGGAGGGCAAGGACGCCGCCCGCCGGTTGATGAACGGGTGCCACCCGGCGACTGGGGCCCGGCTGATCCGCTCGCGCACGTCGGCCCGCGCGCACGAGAAAGCGAAGCTGACCACCGCCCGGTTGACCGAGGCGATCGAGGTAGCGGCCGCGAAGCGGGATGTGGAGCCCGCCGACCTGCTGGAGGGCAAGCCCAAGCAGCAGAAGGTCCTCGCCATCCAGCAGCGGATGGTGCACCGGCTCGGTGAGATGCACCGGATGCAGGTCGGCACCCTCCACAAGCTGGCCCGGGCCGCCGGCATCGACCTGGCCGACGTCTACGGCGAGACCGAACTGGCAGAGGCGTGGGCGCACAAGGATGTCCGGGTCGATGACCGGGTCCGCGGCTGGGACCTGGTCCTGGATCTCCCCAAGTCTGACAGCGTGCTGCAGGGCTTAATGGGCAGCCTGGACGAACGGGAGCTGCGCGGCCTGGTCCACCAGGCCAAGCGGGACATGTTTGCCCAGCTCGAATCGTGGGTCGGGTACGCGGTCGGCAGCGAGGACGGGCAGCCGGTAAGGACCGCAACCGGCGGGTTGATGGCCTGGTCGGTCGAGCACCAGGCGGCCCGGCCGATGGGCGACGGACAGCCCGGTGACCCGCACCTGCACCTGCATGTCACGATCTCCAATATGGCGTTGTGCCAGGACGGGCAGTGGCGGTCGATCGCGAACTCGGGGCAGGACCTGCACCGGCACGCCTCCGCCCTCGATGCGTTCTTCAAGGCACGGGTGCGTGCGCTGACGTACGAGCGGTTCGGGGTACGGCGTGAGCAGAATGAGCGGACCGGCGCCTGGGAGATCGTCGGGATCCCCGAGCACGTGCGCGATGAGTTCTCGCGCCGGGCTGCCCTGGTCGACGCGACGGCCGGCGCCGACGCCAGCCGGGAGGAGAAGGCCGCGGTCTCGCTGCAGACCAAGCGAGCCAAGCACGCGGCCGACGCCACGACGATGCGGGACAGCTGGCGTCAGCGGGCCGAGGGCCTCGGTGTCGACGTCGACGCGATGATCTTGGCCGCGGCTCCCGGACCGCCCGGACCAGGCGACGGCCCGGGCATCGACGGTCCTGGCAACGGCCCGCGAACCCCGCCGCCCTCCGACCTCGCCGCGATCGTGTTCGACCCCGATACCGGCCTCACACGGTCGGAGAAGTCGTTCAGCCGCGCCCAGCTGCTTGCCGCGTTGGCGAATGCGTTGGAGTACGGCATCGACGACGGGCCGGGGCGGCTGGACGAGCTTGCCGACCAGGTCCTGGCCGTGGAGGGCTACGCGGTGCCGGTGCCGGCCTTCGGCTCCACCGTGATGTCGTCCACCGCCCGCTACACCACCCAGGACATCCTCGATGCAGAGGACGCCGTCACCCGCCAGGTCCTGGCCCGGGTCGACGAGGGCACCGCAGTCCTGAGTCCGGACGAGGCCGAGCGGGCGATCACCACCTACCAGCGCGCCGTTGGATACGAGCTGTCCGGTCAGCAGCGCGAGGCGGTCGTCCGGCTGCTGACCGCCGGGCACGGCATCGACACGGTGGTCGGCATCGCCGGGGCGGGCAAGTCGACGTTGATGGAGGCGTGCCGGATCGGCTGGGACGCTGCTGGCACCATGTATGCGGGTGCATGCCTGAGCGCGGTCGCCGCCCAGAACTTGGCCAGTGCCTCCGCGATCCCGTCGCGCACGGTCGCGGCCTGGCTGGAGCGGATCACCAGAGGCAAGGGCCTCGTCGGCATCGACGTCCTCGTCCTCGATGAGGCGACGATGGTCGACGACCGGTCCGCGGCCCTGCTGATGACCGAGGCTGCCCGCACCGGTACCAAAATCGTCGGCATCGGCGACCACCTACAGCTCCAGGCGATCGGGGTGGGCGGCTGGTTCCGCGAGGCGCATCGTCTGGTCCACGGGCTCACCCTCACCGAGAACTACCGTCAGGAGGACGCTGCCGAGCGTCAGGCGTTGGAGGTGTGGCGGACCGGCGATCACGAGCAGGCCCTGAACCTGCTCGCCGCCGGCGGTCGGGTCCACGCCGCCGAGAGCGCAGACGGGGCCCGCTCGCAGATCCTCACCGCGTGGGACGAGCTGCGCGGCCGCTGGTCCGACATGCACGACCTCATCGCGGGCATGGTCGTCCTCGCCGCCCGCAACACGGACGTCGACGTTCTCAACGCCGGGGCCCAGCAGATCCGTCGCGCTGCCGGTGAGCTCGGTGCCGAGCGCACCTTCGCGCTGCCCGGCGGTCATCAACTCACCCTCGCGGTCGGCGACGCCGTACGGGTCCGCGCCAACGACTACCGTGCCCGTCGCGGGCAGGGCCCGGACCTTCTCAACGGCTACCGCGCCGTAGTCACCGCGATCGATGACGAGCGCCGGGTCCAGATCAGCTGGCGGCTCAAGGGTCGCGGCGGGAAGCCGCGAGAGGAGTCGGCCTGGCTCAGCCCCGATCAGATTGCCTCCGGGGCCGTGTCGCTCGGCTACGCGATGACGATCGCCGCGAGCCAGGGTATGACCGTGGACACCTCCCTGATGTATGGGCACGGAGCGAACGCTTTCGCGACTTACCCGGGCATCACCCGGGCCCGGTCCGAGAATCATCTGTGGTTGCCGCTGGCGGCGCTGGAGGACGAGACGACGCAGGCACGCCTGGGTGCTGCCCGCAGCGAGAAGGAGATCCTGCAGCGCGCCGTCCGGGCCTTCGCCCAGTACTTGGGGCAGTCGCGGCCGGACGGCATGATCTCCGACCTGCTGCGCGAGCCGCCCACCCCGGCCATGCTGCCCGTGCAGGCCACCCAGGAGCGGCCCGTCGCCCACGGGCCGCCTGCCGAACGGGCGGCCGCAGCAGGAGCGGTGCTGCCCTACGGTGAACAGGCGGAACGGGAACAGGCCCACCGGGCGCCGGTACGCCGCGAGCAGCCGGTGCCCGAGCGCGCCCTGGATGACGAGACAGTGCTGGAGCTGAGCGAGGATCGGCAGCAGCAGCTGGCCGAGTTTCAGCGTCAGCGCGCGATGCGGGCAATCCCTTCCTGGACGGACCGCCCCTACGGCAGGATGTCTGACGCCGATCTGTGCTGGAAGCCTGGCGACGCTTTGCAGCGCGCCAAGATCTGCGACCAGGGCGCCCTGCAGGACGGAGAGGAGGCCCGGGTCCTGGCCGAGCGGCTGGCCCAGGAAAAGGCCCACGGACAGACCAAGGGCCAGTGCCGCGGTGCGGAGGCCATCGTGCTGCTGGACCATGCGAACGGCCATCTCCGTACCGCCCGCGAGGAGCTCGGCCAGGCGGTGCTCGCCCAGGCTGCGGTCAGGGAAGCGAACGCCGCGCTGGAACGGCTGGAGGCTAACAACAGCAAGGGTCGCGTCGCGCTCCGGCTGGCCAGCACCTCGAAGAAGGAACACCAGGAACTGACCGAGCGCTACCGCGCCCAGCGCGCCGCAGGATGGAGCGAGGGGAGCCGGGCCACGTCTGCGGCGAACACCGCCCGGACCGAGGCGTGGGAGACCATCCGCGGCAGCGAGTTCGCCGACGTCTTCCGCGAGATGGGCGCCACCCAGCCCGCACCCCGCGACATCGACGACGTCGCCCGAAAGCTCGCTGCCATGCGGGCCCACGTGCCCGCGTTCACGCAGCGCGTCGACACGAACGACCTCAAGCAGCTTGCGCGCCTGCACGGCCAGGTCACCAAGTACCGGAATTCAGCAGCGATCTACCGGGAAAATGCGGCGCTCATGGTCGAGGAGCAGGCGCTGCGCCGGACCGTCGCAGAGAAGTACGGCGAGCTGCACACCGCGGAGACCAGAGGCAGGGACCTGGACAAGCAGCAGCAGGCCGATGCATCCGTACGGCACGAGCCCGGCTACCAGCCGCCGGCACCGAGCCGCTCTGGACCGTCCCGAGGGCTATGA